The DNA window TCAGAAGTTCGGTGTGTCTATCCCGATTTCATCACCGGTGTCACTTCTTCCTGCTTGCTTACTGCTCAAGTGTTTATTAAAAGATGGAAATTAATCCATGGAATGATATTGTGCCTGCATATGTGGAAaactaaggaaaaaaaaaggagggGGGGGGAAGCGAATTTACCGGGTATGGTGCGGAGAAAGTATAAGGTCATGGTCCAAATTCTTTAAGAGTACACTGTTTGATTGCTCTCTTCTCATCGTACTAGCATCAAGAGAACAGCTTTCCTTTAGATCAGATTCTCGTGTATCAAAGGGAAGTGAAACTGTGGTTGTTGCAGCTAGACCAAATTCTGACAGACAGATAAACCAGGAAGAAGTCATACCATTTCAACTAAGTTGAAAATTGCAAGCTTTTGTGCATACCTGGTGTGTTTGTCTtcagttgatgatgatgcagaatgTCTTCCCTGCAAATATCCTTCACAATCCCTTAACATAAGATGACCAGTAAGGATAATTCCCCTAAATTTTCATGCTTTGTCACGCATATGACTTACCTGAGATGATGAGAGGAGCTGAAATGGCCCAAAATGAGCCTGGATTGATTCCAATCCAAATGAAGTTTCCGAAGTAATTATGTTTGACATGTTTGGTACTGATCCAGGGTTTGAGGAACTGCATTGGTTGGGTAGATCAAAAACCATCTGCACCGAGGTTTCCGGATTTGCTGGTACTGTATCCGACATGTTCATAGGTAGAGATCCATTTTCTTCACCGAAGTTCATTCTTGTTTGGGAAAACTGTAGTGGTTGCAAAACTCCAGGCAAGCACATTGGATGCAAGCTTAATCCATTTCTCATTGATAGCATCTGAAAAACGAAGACAATGTAAACAAATCAGAAGCAAACTTTCTAAACACATCTCTCATTGTACGCGTATTTCTGTTTGTTATTAGCAATTCTACATAGAAAATAAAAGGATATACTAACTAGGCTATGAAACAACACCCTGCTACAGATAGAACCGAAGTCAACAGTCTTTTATAATAAAACTTTTACTGATTTACAGCTATTAATATGCAATGCAGACCTAAAATGAGGCATTCACGTGTCACATAAACCTTATCTTGTAATAGAAGATGTAAGCTGCCACTAAAACCCTCACAGACAATCTTCTTGCACCTTCAGACAGGGTTTTCGACATTGAGTTCTCATTTATATAATGCTTGTTTTCAACTAGCTTCCATGTCATATACACTTGGCAGCACCTCTAAAGCAAGTATTCCATGAGTGGATTAATTCAACAGATTTTTCATAACATTACAGTACATAATAGACACCGTATTGGTCAAGTTTCAACTTTATGTCGCTTGTGGATGCTGAAGCTCTATAGACATATCAATCTACAATCAAGTTAGAGTCTTTGAACTTCAATCATCAACAAGCTAGACTAACAATGAAATTAATAGGATCATATTTTTCCAAACGTGCTAAAGCAAACTAAAATGTGGTTATTTCAACTAACTTCAAGATTACTTTCAAGAAACAGACCGTTTCTGCTTCTGAAAGAAGACAATAGTAGATTTACGAACTTGCTACTCAGCTTTGAGATTCTTCAATGTCATAAAACAGCCTAACCAATATTTATGCAAATTCTTTCTACATATCAAAACCCCATATGCGGATTCACAAAGAGAGGCAATATAAACTAAACTACAGCTGTGGATTCACCAACAAAAGAGCAAAAATTGTAAAGTTGTTGACATATATACCTGAACTTGAAGCTGAAGCTGCTTTAAGTACTCGATAGCTTCATCAAGCATCGAAGCCTTATCAGTCTGCCATGAATATAAGATTCAATCCCTCTTATATATCACCCAAATGAGTAATGCAACAATATTTGGGGAAAAAAAAGAATACCTTGTTAGAATTTGGAATAAGGTTTTGCAATGCTTTCATTTTCTCATTAATCCTACTTCTCCTCCTCTGCCACAATCAAACTCCATAGATCAGAAATCCATGAAGAaactttgaataaaaataaaataaaatcgaataAATGCTTCCCCATTAGTAAAGATTTAGAATCAAACTAACCTTTTCAGACAAATTGTGAACCTCCGCAGCTCTGCTTCTTTTTGAGGAACTACGAGGTGGAGCTGGCTTTGGTAGTGCCTCATCCACCAGTGCTTCAATACCCTCCTGCTTATGACAAAtttcaaactatatatataaaaaagtttgaGACTTTGCTTGATTTGAATTATAACAAAGGAAAACAAAGCAAGAAACCTTTACTTTACCAGAGCTAAAAggtatttctttaaaaaaatgaatatctTCACATTCAAAAATAGAATCTTGGAATGGTCCATACTGTTTGCTTCATGTAATCAAATATAAGTGCATGCAATCTTAACTCATTTTTAACTAAGATCTTAACCTTTCTCAACAAAACGTCTCAAATTTTATCCCTTTCCAAGCACCATTTTTCTCAGCAACaaatagaaatcatcaaaaaaaaaaaaaccagacgCTCACCTCACTTTCACAGTCGTACTCATCGGTATCGTTCTCACCAGGAGCTTCAACCAAACCCCACCCTCCACCTTGCTTCACTCCACCACCAGGCGGTGCTGGTGACGGTGATAACCGCCGTGGATTCTCAGATGGACCCCCAAAGTGGGCCATTCCAGAAGATGACGAAGAcgaagaagaataagaagaagaatGACCTAGAATTTGATGAAGAAGGTTGGATATATCATCTGAAGAAGAAGGAGGAGGTAAACACGTcccattattataattattgcaaTTATTATTGATATTCTTATAATGAAACATGTTAAGGTTAACGTTATCTCCCATTTCTAGCCTTCCTTTTTTTTCAGTTTAAAAtggtttttctcttttcttcatccATGTGCTTCGGTTACTGTCTTTTTTGCTTTGGCTTTTGGTTTGTACAACGTAAAAGCTTTGCACAAACGGGGAAGCTATGTTTATTGTGGGcggttttgtttttattttgtaacgacaaaaggaaaaacaaaatgaaatgtGATGGAagttatatttgtgaaattataatgatattaacatttaacttatgttttattacattacattacattaaATTCAGTAGATAATTAcatcatataaaaaaatgactGGCGGGAACAGGTGTAGTTTTTACGGCGAATGATTGGGCGGTCAAACAACAAAAGGTGAGACTACAGTGTCAGCTAAACTCGCACTCACGGTCACGGGGGCACGTGCGGGGACATTAAATCATGGCTTTATTCTTTAAATACTGATTAATCAATAATCAACcaatttctttttgtttgtttcatGTGTTTTCGGACACAGATCCGGTCTTAAATTGGTCCCGCAACCGCTtctctttgtttttaattaaactagtccaataattttgttaaacattaaatttaaaattaattagattgTGGTTATATATAGCAAAAGTCAacttttcatcataaaaagataaaatcatGAGAATAATCTTTACCCTCATCCGATAGTTGAAAGATATTACTTCTACGATGAGCATGCATATTACTTATATTTTAGTATGATCtcataaaattacttttttcaaCTACTAAAAAAAGTAATTATGTTACGCACTTTCTTTTTTTCCTACAAAGATCTTTGGGCTCCAAAATGTTCAATAATCTCGATTTGTCTAGTTTTGAGATAAGATTTAGATGATGTTGATAAAAAACAGATTAGCAATTGAAGGAAATGAGCCAAAATAAGCGTCACCGAAATCTACAAATGAGGTCATCCTGATAGCCAGCTGTTGTTGATTTGGATTCAAAGTTGACACAAAGTCGCCGGTAACCATAAGTGCAATTGATTAAACTTTTGTgttggtatttttaaaatttagggttctACTTCTAGTATTGGTATTCCCTCCcattttcatttaataataacAACCCCGACAAACTGTAGTCCCAAATGATGGATACAACAGATTTATTTTCTCTATGCTCTCATGAGGTATTGTCTTTGTAATCTCTGTTTCCTACTGTCTTCTTTCATTATAATGTTGGACCACGACCTCCATCCTTATATATATTtggatttattaaatatttatagatatgactttatatttaataaattttcgaTGTATAAATTTACTGAATTATATGATATCATTTGTTAAAAGATTTAattgtttgtgttttgttttaaaagattttatgtaaattttattgaaattaggtttaatagtaaaaaaacccacaataaaaaaataatcaattaatttCTCGTGAAAAATTTACACCCGATTGAGttttaaagttgaaaatt is part of the Gossypium hirsutum isolate 1008001.06 chromosome D11, Gossypium_hirsutum_v2.1, whole genome shotgun sequence genome and encodes:
- the LOC121223025 gene encoding transcription factor SPATULA isoform X2, which gives rise to MGDNVNLNMFHYKNINNNCNNYNNGTCLPPPSSSDDISNLLHQILGHSSSYSSSSSSSSGMAHFGGPSENPRRLSPSPAPPGGGVKQGGGWGLVEAPGENDTDEYDCESEEGIEALVDEALPKPAPPRSSSKRSRAAEVHNLSEKRRRSRINEKMKALQNLIPNSNKTDKASMLDEAIEYLKQLQLQVQMLSMRNGLSLHPMCLPGVLQPLQFSQTRMNFGEENGSLPMNMSDTVPANPETSVQMVFDLPNQCSSSNPGSVPNMSNIITSETSFGLESIQAHFGPFQLLSSSQDICREDILHHHQLKTNTPEFGLAATTTVSLPFDTRESDLKESCSLDASTMRREQSNSVLLKNLDHDLILSPHHTRKQAGRSDTGDEIGIDTPNF
- the LOC121223025 gene encoding transcription factor SPATULA isoform X1, producing the protein MGDNVNLNMFHYKNINNNCNNYNNGTCLPPPSSSDDISNLLHQILGHSSSYSSSSSSSSGMAHFGGPSENPRRLSPSPAPPGGGVKQGGGWGLVEAPGENDTDEYDCESEFEICHKQEGIEALVDEALPKPAPPRSSSKRSRAAEVHNLSEKRRRSRINEKMKALQNLIPNSNKTDKASMLDEAIEYLKQLQLQVQMLSMRNGLSLHPMCLPGVLQPLQFSQTRMNFGEENGSLPMNMSDTVPANPETSVQMVFDLPNQCSSSNPGSVPNMSNIITSETSFGLESIQAHFGPFQLLSSSQDICREDILHHHQLKTNTPEFGLAATTTVSLPFDTRESDLKESCSLDASTMRREQSNSVLLKNLDHDLILSPHHTRKQAGRSDTGDEIGIDTPNF